CTGAAACTGAGCAGACAAGGGGTTAATGACCTTATAGCAAGGTCCAGTCCTGCAGCAGCCCTTTCCTGGGCACCTACTGTATACCAAGCCCTCTAAGCTCAGGTGGATGCCCTTGGCCTATAAGCATTCACCAGCTAGAATCCCTCAACTTGGAAGCTTAAAGTGCTGTGACATTGTAGAAAAGTGCTGCTGTCATTACTTGCCGTGTGACTTGGGGCACACTGCTCGTTCCCTCTCAGCCTTCTCTTTAAAGTAAAGTGGGACCACCTATCCTTGAGGGATGGGGTACTAAGCGTAACCATGGGAACTCGCTGACACACAGTGCTCAACCCGTGGCGTGCCCCAAGCCAAAGCAGTCATCTAGTCCAGGGGTCCTCGACTGGGGGTGCTCTGGGTCATCATGGAGACTGGCGGCTGCTGCTGGCAGGTGCCACCTGGCAGCCGGAGATATAAAATGTACTGCCCAATAAATAATTCTCCACCAAATGCCAGGAGTGCCCCCATGAGACACACTTTCCTACTATCACCCCTCAGGGCAAGACCCAGACTCAGGAGTTGCTGTCTTGTCGCAAGCTCTGTGGGAAAGCTGGGACTTGAAGCTAAAGTCTAATGCTGTTGCCACTCTGCTCTGCAGCCTGCCTTGGTTGGGGAGTCAGACCTGGCTAAAAGTCAGGTCCTAATACAAGTCAAGATTGGGTCCCACTGGTGGGATGGATGgcaggaaaaaaatggagaaggaaGGATGGACGGGTTTGACAGATGGAGATGATAGGCATCGTGGGAAAGGGAAGGCATGCTGAGTGGCAGTAACAGCTTCAGCAAAGTCCCCCAGGTGGAAAAGCACAGGACAGGTCCAGGGAGAAGCCAGCCCACCAAGCCCACACCTCTTGTCCCCACAGTCCAGGTGGAGGCCGCAGAGGGCCTGGGGCAAGCAGGGGCAGCAATGGTTGGTCCTGACGGTGGCTGAGCCCGCAGCCCCTGGAATATGCAGCCCGGGGGAGCCCCAGGCAGCGGCAAGGACGAGGCGGCGGAGCGGGGCGGGAGGCATGGTCTCCACCTACCGGGTGGCCGTGCTGGGGGCGCGAGGCGTGGGCAAGAGTGCCATCGTGCGCCAGTTCCTGTACAACGAGTTCAGCGAGGTCTGCGTGCCCACCACCGCTCGCCGCCTCTACCTACCTGCTGTCGTCATGAACGGCCACGTGCACGACCTCCAGATCCTGGACTTCCCACCCATCAGCGCCTTCCCTGTCAACACGCTGCAGGTAGGAGGCcctaggtggggtgggggagtagAGGGCTAGGGAAGAGGCTGGACGTCAACCCCCTCCAGGCTCTGGCCCTATTGCCAGGCCCCACCGCTGGCTTTGGGAGCTCCGTGCTTCACCATGCGCCACCCTTCCTGGAACTCTACCAGGAATCCTTTCGTTTGTGCACTGtttgttttttcaacaaatatttggtgaatgtTTAATGTGTGCCAGGCCTTGTGGTGGGCACTGGGTAGAATGGTGCACAAAACAGATGTGCAGTTTGCTCTCAAGGAACCCAGTCTGGTAAGAAAACAAATAGGCAATTACTATATGGTGTGATAAGGGCCATGGCTGGTGGAGACGCAGGCAGTTAAGGCAGCCCTAAGGGGGCATCTAACCCACCCAcgtgggtggggttgggggtcaCAGGAGGCAATGTCTCAACTAAGTAGGATTTGGGCCAGTAAGGGGCAGTGGAAAGAAAGACAGGAACACTAGATGCCTGTTAATATTCTGGGCCCTGCTTACCCTGCCTCAGACCCCTGTCAACTGCAGAAGGGACAGCAGAAGAAAAGGCCAGGACCTGGGGAAGGTGTGTTCTCAGAGACTAGAGACCCCAACCAGGTCACTTGCTCAAGGGCCTTTTCTCTTAAGTGATGCTCTGCCCCCTCAAGACAGACCTCAGGACTGCCCACTGGGCACCCTTCCTGCGGGGGTTTGGAAGCACATGCCCCCGGTGCTCTGGCTTCTTGTGCACCTTCCTTCTCTGTACCTCTGGCTTGAGAGGGGGTCGGGTGCAGGGGGAAGCTCAGCATTGACACCTTTGCTTAACCAAAGGAAGCCCCTGACCTGAGGTGCAGAGGCTGCTCCAGCAAGGACAGGCCAGTTGGCCCTGCCAGTCAGCAGGCTCAtgttggggctggggcaggggaaagCCTCAGGCTTAATAACTTGGGGCAGGAGGGGCTTGGCCCAACCTCAGGGACACGTCTCTCCCATCGCAGGTGTGGGAGGCCAACCCAAAGACAACAGCCTAATTCAGGCACCGGTGCCTTGGAAATAGCAAGTGGGTCCAGGGTCAGGGCCTTCTAGTCCTCCAAAGGAGACTAGCCTGAGCGCATATTCAGATCCAGTCCTACACATTgagctttgttcatttttccacatattcttgtgttatttattttaaatttaaatttaatttcaatttGGGGATAGATAAGACACAATTTAAAGTCCAAACTTTGTAAAAAggtacacccagagaaatctcagtcccaccctgccctctCCACCCTGAATCTTGCTGCATTCTCTTATAGCCATTctccttgtttttttaattcatatttccAGGGTTTCTTTACACAGATAAGAAAATGTATTCTTACTCTACTCTCcttcttacattaaaaaaaaacaacaaaactaacAAGAAAAAACTGTTCTTCACTgtgttttttcacttaacattataaCCTGGAGATCTTTCCATGTCAGTATCTAGAGGTggtcttcactttttttttccccatggatACACCGTGTTCCGCTGGAGAGAGGTACCACGGAGTTGCCTGCCTGTTGTTGAACAAGTGGGTTGTTTCTAATCTTTTGCTGTTTCAAACAAGGCCACAATGAGTAGCCCTGTACATAGTCTGTACATAGGGAGGCCTATCTGCGGGATCGATTCCTAGAAATGGCATTGCTAAGTCAAAGGGGAAGTGCAGCTGGAGTTTAGAAGGTGTTGCCAGGTCCCCCACCCCTTCTATAAAGTTGCATATTTTGCGCTCCTGGGAGGAGTGTACCTGAGCGCTTTTTTAACCTAAAGCCTTGCCATCAGAGAGTACTGTCAAACTTTGGATTCATGACAGTCCAATAGATGGGAGATGATATTCTCAGTGTAGTTCTTATTTGCATCTCTGCTAATGagtgaagttgagcatcttttcatatgtttaaggacctctgtatttctttttctggtgACTGTTACTTGGTCCATCTTCCTGTTGGATTGCTAGCCTTTTTCTTCCTGATGGACCCTGAGTTTTGGACCCTCCAGGATGTCCAAGACTTCACTCCTGGAGCATAAGAAAGGGACTTTGAGCAgaaaaacactgagaagggaccCTGCATGCCCCAAATATCAAATATACAACCTAAGAATCTTGATGGCCACtgtctgaaaataaaataaaaatacatttttccccAATGTTGTGTGAGATCCAGCCCAAGAGACAGGCGTGTCCTGGGTTTGAGCCTCAGTTGTTCCCTCTGCAGCCCCTCTCCTCCTGTCAGAGAAGGAAGCTGAGGTCAGAGGGCATGAGCAACCAAAAGAATGAGCAGCAAGTGCATGGCTGGCACCCAGGTGGCTGGCCTCCCTCAGCTCCTGTGTACTTGGAACTGGACTCAGTTTCCATTGCCCCTTCTCTGTCCTGACACATCCCCAAGATGGTCTTTTACAGTCTGGAACCCTGCATGGAGTTAGCTGGAAGTAAAACTaagctttctccttccctttaatCAAGGTGAAGGGACAACCCCTACAGTTAGGagacttccttctctcccttttagGAGCCCTGAGAGAGGAGTGGTGCGAGGCAGCCTGGAGACCCCCTTGTGGGGGCAGCATGTTGGGGGAGAGGTGGCAGCTATTGCCCTCCCCAGTAGAGAGCTGGAGAAAGGTGGGGACCTCCCTGCCTGTTTCTGCATCCCTTCCGCTTCCCACTCATCTCCACTCTGCAGGGAATGGGGAAGTAACTGCACACCCGGATCAGGGGTGGGGGGTCCCAGGTTCCTGGAGGGCATGGTAGGCAACAGAATGTAGTCTTCCCTGGTCTCAGAAGCCAGTTCATGGGGCCGTATGGTTTTTAGATTTGTCCTCAGCATCTTCCCCTTGCTCCAAAGTTAAAACTAAGCATAAAAGCAAGATGCCACATCATCTCCCTGGGTAAATCCACTGCAGCAGCTTTAAGCCTTTGAGTTGGGAGGTGCTTTTCTGGAGTCAGACTTAACTCCCCACCATTGCCACCAAAGGCTTTCCCGTCTTATTCCTTCTCTGAGGTGGAGAACCAGCTATAGTCCTCCTTCACACACGGTCCCTGCCCTAACTCAGCTCATAAGCTGGCACTGGAGACATGCGTGCACCTCCTTCCTGTCTTTTGCCTGAACCCTCAGGGGTGAAGACACTGGTTCCCCTTGTCCTTCGaggcctctccctcccccaactTCAGGGACCTGTTCTTTCCACACACTGGCAGCCTTCAACTGCTCTTGAAATTGCCATCTGCTGGCAGGTTAATTAGCTAATTAATCTCTTAAGGAACCTTGTCTTTAGTGCACTCAGCCTTTCCAGGGGCCTATTCATCTTGAGCTGCAGCCCTTCTTTGAGAATTTGCCACAAGCATTCAGGAATTCTATCTCCCTGGAGCTGCCCTGGGGCCCTGCTCCTTATCAGCCCCCATTATGCAGCCAGTCTCAATCTTTTTCTCCTCAGGCCCTCTCCTTCTCAGCCCTGAGGGCAGAGTGGAGCAAACAAGGGGCACAGCAGATAGCAATCTAAGGGCAGCTTACAGGCAGGAGTTGCATTGATTCCAGCATGGACCAAGTGGGGTTCAGGACCATGGAGAGCTCACCAACCTAGGTTGTGCAATTAAAGAGCCTGCTGAGAGCCAGCACTAGGAGGCACggaggggaggaagaagaggtAAGTAAAAATGAGTAAGGCCTGGCTCTGGCCCTCTCAGAAGCTCACAGGAGAAGTGGGGAGCTGGGGATGAAAACAACTCTAGCCAAGTGTGGagtaaattacaatatttccagaatctgtcgcctggccttagtccgtTAACATATACCTCTGCAGCTTCTCGCAGCCtttggggcaaggggtggagagaggctgttctctcctcccctctgtgccCCCAGAGCTACACCAAGGTATAATCAAAGGATTCTTAGAATACAGGAGATGAAGGGAGTAGTCCTCTGCTTGctggaaggcttctctgaggaagaGGAGGCATTTGATCTGAGCCTTGGAGGATGGGATTTAAGCAGGTCCAACAACTAGCACGGGACTTGGCTTTtagaagcacttaataaatgtacTTGAACAAAGGACTGGATGGATGAATGGTTGGATGGATTGGGAGACAGAATGGGACAAGACACATCTCAGCTCCAGATATGCACAGGACAGTGCATTGGCCCTTGAGGTCAGATGGTGTGACCTGCCCTATCCTGGCTTAGAGCTGGGGAAGCTGTAGCGCTGAGCTCCTCTGTTCTGCCCTAGGCCAGGCCTCCTGGGGATGGGTGGGTGTGGAAGGCTTGGGGTACAGTGGCAGGTGAGAGTGCTGTCCATCTGTGGCTGGAGGTGGCTGGGGACAAGGGGGGCCTTCATGATTGCTCTGACCTTGGCACTGGCCGGGGATGTTGCAGGAGTGGGCAGATGCCTGTTGCAGGGGACTCCGGAGTGTCCATGCCTACATCCTGGTCTACGACATCTGCTGCTTTGACAGCTTTGAATACGTCAAGACCATCCGCCAGCAGATCCTAGAGACAAGGTGAGGGGCCAGGATACACAGTCCATTACCACCTTCGTGGATGCCCCAATGCTAGCTACTTCCCAAGAAAGAGGTCCAGTGAGGGGACACAGATGAAGTACACTTAAACATGCACATACAATAATTTTCTCTTCCCATTTCTGTTAATTTATTCTTGGGCTCCTACCATGGGGTGGTTAGTCTAGTGCAATGGGTAAGAGCAGGGGCTCCAGAAACAAGACTGCCAGGGCTGCTCAGTGGTATGACTTGAAGCCAGTTATCATGTaagtctcagcttcctcatctgtaaaaatgtacTCACCTTTTGGATCGATTGTGCAGATTAGAGAATATAACATACCTAAAGGGCTTACTTAGTGCTGCACCTGTAGCAGAGACGTATGTGTAGTAATGGTAGTAGTAGTAGTGGCTAGGCACAGCCTGCCCTTGAAGCCCAGTGGTTATGCGACAGGACTGTACAGTTCTGAGATCACCACCTCACCCCACAGAGTGATCGGCACCTCGGAGACGCCCATCATCATCGTGGGCAATAAGCGGGACCTGCAGCGCGGACGCGTGATCCCACGCTGGAACGTGTCACACTTGGTGCGCAAGACCTGGAAGTGCGGCTACGTGGAGTGCTCGGCCAAGTACAACTGGCATATTCTGCTGCTATTCAGCGAGCTGCTCAAGAGCGTCGGCTGCGCCCGCTGCAAGCACGTGCACGCTGCCCTGCGCTTCCAGGGCGCTCTGCGCCGCAACCGCTGCGCCATCATGTGACTCCCCCCCACCGCGGGCTGCAGCCCCCACAGAGCCCAGGCAGCTTCCCCTTGGGACTGCGGGGCTTGAGTGGGGAGAAGCCGGAATAGAACTCTGATGGTCCTGTCCTGAAGCACCCCTGCAGCCACGC
The sequence above is a segment of the Manis pentadactyla isolate mManPen7 chromosome 4, mManPen7.hap1, whole genome shotgun sequence genome. Coding sequences within it:
- the RASL10B gene encoding ras-like protein family member 10B codes for the protein MVSTYRVAVLGARGVGKSAIVRQFLYNEFSEVCVPTTARRLYLPAVVMNGHVHDLQILDFPPISAFPVNTLQEWADACCRGLRSVHAYILVYDICCFDSFEYVKTIRQQILETRVIGTSETPIIIVGNKRDLQRGRVIPRWNVSHLVRKTWKCGYVECSAKYNWHILLLFSELLKSVGCARCKHVHAALRFQGALRRNRCAIM